A section of the bacterium SCSIO 12696 genome encodes:
- a CDS encoding 2Fe-2S ferredoxin-like protein, giving the protein MAKPAHAVAVHNINGDEAAEAVVQFQHANNLLESLESQDVYVPYQCREGYCGSCRTQLVSGEVAYLQEPMAWINDDEILPCCCVPKTDLQLKLKG; this is encoded by the coding sequence ATGGCCAAACCCGCCCATGCGGTGGCGGTGCACAACATCAATGGGGATGAGGCCGCTGAGGCCGTAGTGCAGTTTCAGCACGCCAACAACTTGTTGGAGTCTTTGGAATCGCAGGACGTTTACGTGCCTTATCAATGCCGAGAGGGTTACTGTGGCAGCTGTCGAACCCAATTGGTCAGTGGCGAAGTGGCTTACTTGCAAGAGCCGATGGCGTGGATTAATGACGATGAAATTTTGCCTTGCTGCTGTGTGCCGAAAACCGATTTGCAGCTGAAGCTAAAAGGTTAG
- the nrdB gene encoding ribonucleotide-diphosphate reductase subunit beta, translated as MTYQTFNRNEFNALEQPMFFGENVNVSRYDVQKYPIFEQLIEKQLSFFWRPEEVDLSNDRSDFANLPAHEKHIFVSNLKYQTLLDSVQGRSPNVALLPIVSLPELETWIETWSFSETIHSRSYTHIIRNIIPNPGEVFDDIMHNEHIIARAESVTRYYDDLIEGVNNYNNFGAGTHTINGKEVVVDLRDLKKKLYLTVASVNILEAIRFYVSFACSFAFAERAKMEGNAKVIKLIARDEALHLTSTQHMMQIFAQGKDDPEMADIARECEPEVIQMFTDAAQQEKDWADYLFREGSMIGLNKGILCQYVEYITNQRMQAINLSAPFGVKSNPLPWMDAWLVSDNVQVAPQESEISSYLVGAIDAEVDTEEFGEFSL; from the coding sequence ATGACTTACCAAACCTTTAACCGCAATGAATTCAACGCTTTGGAACAACCCATGTTCTTTGGCGAAAACGTGAATGTGTCTCGCTACGATGTGCAGAAATACCCTATTTTTGAACAGCTGATCGAAAAACAGTTGTCGTTCTTCTGGCGCCCGGAAGAGGTGGACTTGTCCAACGACCGCAGCGACTTCGCGAATCTGCCCGCGCACGAAAAACACATTTTCGTCTCTAATCTCAAGTACCAGACCTTGTTGGATTCCGTGCAAGGACGTTCGCCCAACGTGGCCCTGCTGCCCATCGTATCGCTGCCGGAACTGGAAACCTGGATCGAAACTTGGTCATTCAGTGAGACCATTCACTCTCGCTCCTATACGCACATTATTCGCAACATCATTCCCAACCCCGGCGAGGTGTTTGATGACATCATGCACAACGAGCACATCATCGCCCGTGCCGAGAGTGTGACTCGCTATTACGACGACCTAATTGAAGGCGTGAACAACTACAACAACTTTGGTGCCGGCACCCATACTATCAACGGCAAAGAGGTGGTGGTTGACCTGCGTGATCTGAAGAAAAAACTCTACCTGACCGTCGCCTCTGTGAATATTCTGGAAGCGATCCGCTTTTACGTGAGTTTTGCCTGCTCTTTTGCCTTTGCCGAACGCGCCAAAATGGAAGGCAATGCCAAGGTGATCAAATTGATCGCCCGGGACGAAGCCCTTCACCTCACTTCTACTCAGCACATGATGCAGATATTTGCTCAGGGTAAGGACGACCCGGAGATGGCAGATATTGCCCGCGAGTGTGAGCCGGAAGTTATCCAGATGTTTACCGATGCGGCTCAGCAGGAAAAAGATTGGGCAGACTACCTGTTCCGCGAAGGTTCCATGATTGGCCTTAACAAAGGCATTCTCTGCCAGTACGTCGAATACATCACTAACCAGCGTATGCAGGCAATCAATTTGTCGGCGCCCTTTGGTGTGAAAAGTAACCCGCTGCCCTGGATGGATGCATGGCTGGTGAGTGACAACGTGCAAGTAGCTCCACAGGAGTCGGAGATCAGTTCCTACCTGGTGGGTGCTATTGACGCGGAAGTAGATACCGAAGAGTTTGGGGAATTCTCTTTATAA